The proteins below are encoded in one region of Planctopirus limnophila DSM 3776:
- a CDS encoding ATP-binding cassette domain-containing protein, producing MVWRRPDVRAVMEDRVDRLADLDELSQDKRRILSNAAPGPFERAFANRDLFRGAARSGLFWSLASAVLTLLLVAVAGLILGLCIHHGKLFLELDGPAAKQLEKLAGERLIPPEFKAISELPPFDMTLNPSASPPPLIPIIRDDTGILPTVWNRRNYWYGPALAWCYQSIMTLQSTVPALVTLLLSGAVLTLLRMGCIGQVKLSARKAALEMSAQMRRNIYRANLRLGVEDIEGHTTQRARRIFVQEIESLQNLLFEYIDRTLRLPVEIVVMLAALLLINPLLTIEWLPPLALCWYLLSQGNARAQSARRLAADRGNHELQVMADGLNRSQLIRSYGLEQTEQEAFLNHLDRYTQNMKLKARVQDDALWLRIFVYMAVVAVMVFLLFITLVQLAIDSPLLSLADVLVFLSAAAALMYAARELARVPGIRRQAAEISTHIFQYLDQIPQVSQAVGARFLNPLSKRLQIDQATYKVPNSDQELLDKLDLIIDANHKYALVGIDELDARAVAMAIPRFIELKSGRVLIDGEDVAWATLESLRSEIIFVTSNAAVFPGTILDNIAAGGEFTLQQCTDAAKEAHAHQFIVGLMNGYETVLDPRDHQLSEGQIFQLALARALVRRPALLIIEEPEAALDDDTKALLDDTYDRITSGRTVIFLPQRLATLKRVDEIIVLGQGRVAAQGPHSVLVKESPIYRHWEYLRFNEFRHLSDSGR from the coding sequence GTGGTCTGGCGACGCCCCGATGTGCGTGCTGTAATGGAAGACCGCGTCGATCGATTGGCCGATCTGGATGAACTCTCTCAAGACAAGAGACGTATTTTGAGTAATGCTGCCCCCGGGCCATTTGAACGTGCTTTTGCGAACCGAGATCTGTTTCGAGGTGCGGCTCGATCCGGTTTATTCTGGTCACTCGCATCGGCTGTACTCACGCTCCTGCTGGTCGCTGTGGCAGGATTAATCCTTGGCTTGTGCATTCATCACGGAAAGCTGTTTCTGGAACTCGATGGCCCGGCTGCCAAACAACTGGAAAAGCTGGCTGGTGAGCGGCTGATTCCCCCCGAATTCAAGGCCATCTCAGAGCTGCCCCCTTTCGATATGACGCTCAATCCCTCGGCCTCTCCTCCGCCACTGATTCCGATTATTCGTGATGACACCGGAATTCTGCCCACCGTCTGGAATCGTCGAAACTATTGGTATGGCCCGGCTCTGGCCTGGTGCTACCAGTCGATCATGACCCTTCAATCGACAGTCCCGGCGCTGGTGACATTGTTGCTGAGTGGTGCTGTCCTGACTCTGCTGCGGATGGGTTGTATCGGACAAGTGAAACTCAGTGCCCGCAAAGCCGCTCTCGAAATGAGTGCTCAGATGCGGAGGAATATCTACCGCGCTAACCTGCGATTGGGCGTCGAGGATATCGAAGGCCACACAACACAAAGGGCTCGTCGGATCTTCGTCCAGGAAATTGAAAGCCTGCAGAATCTGCTGTTCGAGTACATCGATCGAACCTTGCGACTGCCGGTAGAGATCGTGGTCATGCTGGCCGCATTGCTGCTGATCAATCCACTCTTGACGATTGAATGGTTACCACCTTTGGCATTGTGCTGGTATCTGCTTTCACAGGGTAATGCTCGTGCCCAATCCGCCAGGCGACTGGCGGCGGATCGTGGAAATCATGAGCTGCAGGTGATGGCCGATGGTCTCAATCGTTCTCAACTCATTCGCAGTTACGGGCTCGAACAGACTGAGCAGGAAGCATTTCTCAACCATCTGGATCGATACACTCAGAATATGAAACTGAAGGCCCGCGTTCAGGATGACGCACTGTGGCTGAGGATTTTCGTCTATATGGCGGTTGTCGCAGTGATGGTCTTCCTGCTGTTCATTACGTTGGTACAACTGGCCATCGACTCCCCATTACTTTCCTTGGCAGATGTGCTGGTCTTCCTCTCGGCAGCAGCGGCACTCATGTATGCCGCGCGGGAGCTTGCCCGCGTCCCGGGGATTCGTCGACAGGCGGCGGAGATCTCGACGCATATCTTTCAGTACCTGGATCAGATTCCTCAGGTCAGCCAGGCTGTGGGTGCCAGATTCCTGAATCCGCTGAGCAAGCGGCTGCAAATCGATCAGGCGACCTATAAAGTTCCGAATTCCGATCAGGAACTTCTCGATAAGCTCGATCTGATTATCGATGCCAATCACAAGTATGCCCTCGTGGGAATTGACGAGCTGGATGCCCGGGCTGTGGCCATGGCCATTCCTCGATTCATTGAATTGAAATCCGGGCGAGTGCTGATTGATGGTGAAGATGTCGCCTGGGCGACTTTGGAATCTTTGCGTTCAGAAATCATTTTTGTGACTTCGAACGCAGCGGTCTTCCCGGGCACGATCCTGGATAACATTGCCGCCGGTGGAGAATTCACACTCCAGCAATGCACAGATGCCGCCAAAGAAGCTCACGCTCATCAGTTCATCGTCGGGTTGATGAACGGTTATGAAACAGTGCTTGATCCGCGCGATCATCAACTCAGCGAAGGCCAGATCTTTCAACTGGCTCTGGCGCGAGCACTGGTTCGACGCCCGGCATTGTTGATTATCGAAGAACCTGAAGCCGCTCTCGATGACGATACGAAAGCCTTGCTTGATGATACGTACGACCGGATCACCTCCGGGCGAACCGTGATCTTTCTGCCTCAGCGGCTGGCCACACTGAAGCGAGTCGATGAGATTATCGTGCTGGGGCAAGGCCGCGTCGCTGCTCAGGGCCCGCATAGCGTGCTGGTCAAAGAATCGCCGATTTACCGCCATTGGGAGTACCTGCGGTTCAACGAATTCCGTCATCTGAGTGACTCCGGCCGATAA